The Geomonas agri genome contains the following window.
ACTCGTACCCCGAGAAACGATCCACCTCGACGTGTTCCAGCAGCCGTGCCAGGTACCGGGACTTCAGCTGCTCGCGGGCCATGATCCTCTTGACCGGCGGCAGTTTGAGGATGGCCCCGAGGATGGCCGCCATCGCGCGGTGGCTCAGGTAGGCCTGGTTATCAAAGATGAGGTTTTGCAGCTTGCCGCGCTCGATCGCCATCAGCACCAGGCGGTGAGCGGTGTTGACCGGCGTCAGGACCCGTCTGGCCCGGCTGGTGAGCCGGATGGCGCCGGCGGGGCAGGTGCGTACGCATATTCCGCACCCCAGGCAGAAGTCAGTGGCGGCCCGCGCCTTAAGCGCTCCCCCCTTGCAACCTCCCCCCTCCGGGTGGAGGAGCTGTACGCCGGATATCCCCTCCCCCGGAGGGGGAGGGCCAGGGAGGGGGGGCTGTCTTTCTTCGGCGTCCATGGTGATCGCGTCCACCGGGCAGACGGCGGCGCATCTGCCGCAGCCGGTGCAGCGGTGGGGTGCCGTCACCTGCACGAAATTGGTGCTGTACATGGCGTTGGGGATGGCCAGTCTGCGCGTCGCAATCAGCCCCTCGCAGCAGCAGCGGCAGCAGTTGCAGATGAAGTTGACCTGCTGCTGCACGTTATCGGCGCACTGCACCAGGTTAAGGTCGCGCGCCTGTTGCAAGAGGTCGAGCCCCTCGGCGCTCTCCACCCGACGCGCCACGCCGCGCCGCAACAGTGACTGCGCCGCCAGGTTCAAGGTCAGGCAGATGTCCAGGGGCGCATCGCAGCCGCGCCCGACGTGCACCATCTTCTGCCGGCAGTAGCAGAGCCCGACGGCGATGTGGCTCGCGCTCTTGATCACCTCGCTGGCCCGTTCGTAGTCGAGTACCTGGCACGCCTTCTCATCGGGGATGGCCTCCTCGTTCACCAGTACCCGCCCCAGCGAGGTCTCGCCGCCGGCGAAGAGGTCGCGGATGAAGGCTTCCTCGACGTTGATGTAGTGGAAAAATAGGCGTGATAACTCTTTCTGGTCCAGGTCCGGGCGCAGCCGCATCAGCGAGAACTCGAAGAACCCCGCCATCGGGGGGGGGAGGATGTAGACCATCCTGCCGCCACGCTCGATGTCGAGCAGCAGCGAGCGCGAGGCGAGCCTCTCCAGTAGGGCGTGCGTCTCCTGGAGAGGGAGGTTCCAGACCCTGGCCGCCTTGGTCGCCGAAAACGGGCGCAAAGGCAACTGGCTCATCAGGGCCGCCTCCTGCTCGCTGCACAAAAGCGAGAAGATCCTGAGCAGGAGATCGGAATCGGGAGCTCCCTGCGGGAACAGGTTCACCCGCCGCATCAGGCGGTGGTAGCCGTTGTTTGCTCTCTGTTCGGGCACGGCGGGTCTCCTTTTTATTAAAAAAAGACAACGTGTCAGTATAGCAGGGCGTGAACGGCAGGCAACCTCCCAAAAGGGGCCGGGATCCACGAGGCTTTACGCCATGTTACCTTCGTTATTCCTGACTCGACTAATTAAAGATCTCCCCCTTGGGACCGAAAAGGAAAAAAGTGACCGAGGCGGTGCACGGCCCGAAGGCCCCAGCCGTTGTTATTGGTCCGCGTGCCGGCGAGGAGCGCTCTGTAACCATGAAGAACCTGAGCCTGACAACCAAGATGAGCCTCATGGTGTCCCTACTGGTGGCGCTGGTGCTCTCCGTCATGACGCTATGCGCGGCGTGGTTTTTAGAGAAGCAGTACCAGGAGACCGTGTCGGAGCAGCAGTTCTCCATGGTCAGCTCCATGGCCGGAGAGATCGACAGCAAGATGCGCATGACCCAACTCCAGCTTGAGGCCCTCGCCAAGGCTATTCCCCCCGGCCTCTTCACCAGCCAGACCCTGGCGCAGCGTTTCCTGGAGCAGCGCCCCGAGGCCTTGGCCCTCTTCGACAGCGACATCTTCATCTTTGACGCCAAAGGGAAGCTCCTGGCAGTGAATCCGCTGGAAAAGCGGCTCATCGGCCGCGACTATTCCTTCCGTGATTATTACCGGGAGGCTGCCCGCAGTAAAAAAACGGTTATTTCGGAACCATTCATTACTACCCAGCAGCACGGCCACCCCACCGTTGCCTTCATCGTCCCGGTGCTGGACGTCAAGGGCGAGATACTGGGGATGATCGGCGGCATGATCGACCTGTACAAGGACAACCTCCTCGGCAAGCTCGCTCACGCCCGGGTGGGCAAAAACGGCTACCTCTACGTTTTCAACAGGGCGCGCGTCATCATCACCCATCCGGACCAGGAGCGCATCCTGAAGCGCATCCCCACGACGGCGGGCAACCGCATTCTGGATGAGGCTGTGGCCGGGTACGAGGGAGCCGGGGAGATGATTACCTTGCGCGGCCTCCGCGCGGTGGGCGCCTTCAAGCGGCTGAAAAGCACGGGGTGGATCCTCGCCTCCACCTTCCCCCTCACCGAGGCCTATGCGCCGGTGCGGGAGGCTAAGGTGCTCCTGGGATGCGGTTTGGTCGCGGCACTGGTCGGGAGCGTCCTGGTCTGCCTGTTGTTCATGAGACGGCTGACCGCACCGCTTTTGACCTTCATCCACCACGTTGAGGGGATCACGGACCAGGATCAGGAACTGGAGCCGGTGGTGATCCGGACTGGCGATGAAATCGGCACCCTGGCGGACGCTTTCAACCGCATGATCGCTGAGTTACGTCGGCAGAAGGAATCGGCGCGCGAACTGCGCCTGGCGATCGATCAGGCTCCGGTGACGGTGATGGTCACCGACCGAGACGGCCGCATTGAGTACGTCAACCCCCATTTCACCAGGGTGACCGGTTACAGCGCCGAGGAGGTGCTGGGGCAGAACCCGAGGATCGTGAAATCGGGATATCACCCCAGGGAGTTCTACACCGAGATGTGGCAGACCGTCCTCTCTGGCTGCAAGTGGCGCGGCGAGATGCGCAACCGGCGCAAAAACGGCGACCTCTACTGGGAGAGCGCCTTGATCTCCTCGGTCACCGACGATAGCGGCGAGATCAGGAACTTCGTCGCGGTGAAGGAGGACATCACCGAGAGGAAGCGCGCCGAGGAGGCCCTGATAAGAAGCGACGAGCGGATCAGGCTCCTGCTGGAATCGACGGCCGAGGCGATCTTCGGCATGGACCTCCTCGGCAACTGCACCTTCGCCAATCGCGCCTGCGCCACCCTGCTTGGCTACTCCGGCACCGAAGAGCTGCTGGGCAAGAACATGCACCTGCTCATCCACCATACCTCACCCGACGGCACACCCAACCCGGTGCAGGAGTGTCCACTCTACCGCGTGCTGCGCGGGGAGCAGGGGCTGCACAACAATGATCAGGTGTTCTGGCGTGCAGACGGCACCAGCTTCGCTGTCGAATACTGGTCGTATCCCCAACTACAGGGGGGGGAGCTGGTGGGAGGGGTGGTGACCTTCTTCGACATCACGGAAAGAAGGCGGGCGGAAAAGGAACTGCGTCGCGCCACCGAGGCGGCCGAGGCGGCCACCCGTGCCAAGAGCGAGTTCCTGGCCAATATGAGCCACGAGATCCGCACCCCTATGAACGCGGCGCTGGGCATGCTGTACCTTTTGCGGCAAACCGAACTCTCCGAACAGCAGAAGGATTACCTGGACAAGGCGCAGAGCGCTTCCGGGGTGCTGCTGCGGGTCATCAACGACATCCTCGACTTCTCCAAGATCGAGGCGGGCAAGATGGAGTTGGAGCGCATCCCGTTCCGGCTGGAGCAGGTACTCTCCGATCTGCGGAACGTGGTGGGGGCGATCATCAGGGACAAGGAGATCGAGTTCACCGTGACCGCCGGCGCCGACATCCCGGAACTGCTGGTGGGGGACCCGCTCCGGCTCGGGCAGGTGCTGTTGAACCTCACCGGCAATGCCATTAAGTTCACCGATAAAGGGAAGGTCGAGGTGGCGGTGGCGCTCGTGGCAGTGGAAGAGTCAGGCGCCACGCTGCGCTTCTCGATCGCGGACACGGGTATCGGCATGGATGCGAAGCAGCGGGAGGGACTGTTCACTCCCTTCACCCAGGCCGACAACTCCACCACGCGCCGCTATGGCGGCACCGGGCTGGGGCTCGCCATCTGCCGGGAACTGGTGCAGCTCATGGAAGGGCAGGTGTGGGTGGAGAGCGAGCCGGGGTGCGGCAGCACCTTCAGCTTCATGGCCCGGTTCGGGCTGGGCGAGGGGGGGCAGGCCCCGCTTGCCGAGACGTCAGCCGGTGGAGATGGCTCCCTGGGCGCTCCCGGCATCCGGGTCCTTTTGGTGGAGGACAACCCGATCAACCAGGAGGTAGCCCGGTTCATCCTGGAGCGGGGCGGCGTTACGGTGGCTGTGGCCCGTAACGGCGCCGAGGCGCTTTCCATGGTGCACGCCCCGGGGGCGCAGTACCATGCCGTGCTCATGGACGTGCACATGCCGGTCATGGACGGCCTGGAGGCGACCCGGCGCATGCGGCTCGACCCTGCGCTGGAGCGGCTTCCCATCATTGCCATGACCGCCAGCGCGCTGCCGGGGGAACGCCTGCTCTGCCGCGAGGCGGGCATGAACGACCAAGTAGACAAACCGATCAACGTGCCGGGGCTGTTCGCCACCCTGAGGCGCTGGGTGGGGACGTTGCCAGGGGAAGCGGAGTCCCCGGAACCGGAGCCGCTGCCGGCCGGCGAGGAACTGCCCGATCACGTACCCGGACTGGAGCTGCTGCGGGCTAAGGCGCGCATCAAGGACGGCAGGCTCCTCAAGAAGCTGCTGGTGACCTTCCATCGCGATAACCTGGAGCTGGTGCCGCGCATCGCCGCGGCCGCCGGCGTGGGTGACCTGAAAGAGGCCCGGCGACTGATTCACACGGTGAAGGGGAGCGCGGGGAACCTGGGTGCCATCTGGCTCAGCAGCGCTGCGGCCTCGCTGGAGCTTGCCCTGCTGGGAGACGACGCGAGCCAGGTTCACGAGACCCTGGAGCGGTTCGCCGAAAAGCTGGAGGAGGTGATGACCTCGATCGAGCAACTGACCGGGGGGGACACGGCAGGGACGGCGGGAACAACGTCGGTGCGCATGGAGTGCGAGGATCCTGAGCAGGTGGCAGCCCTGGCGCGCACCCTGGCCCGCCTGCTGGCGAGCCAGAACATGGCGGCCTTGTCGGTGTGGGAAGAGATGCGCCCCCTGCTGGCGGGGGAACTGCCGGAGCGGCTGGACGCCACGCTGCAGGCGCTTGATTTCGGGGACGCCGGCGCCATCTTGCGGGAAATCATGGAAAACCTGGAGCTAAGGACATGAACGTCGAGGGAGCGGGAGAAGCGGGAAGAGGCAAGATCCTGATTGTTGACGACACCACGGCCAACATCGAGATCCTGTACCAGATCCTCAAGGGAGAGTTCGATGTCCTCTTCGCTAAGAGCGGTGCCGATGGCATCCGCATGGTGCGGGAGCATGCGCCGGACTTGGTGCTTTTGGACATCATGATGCCGGACATGGACGGCTACGAGGTCTGCCGCGCCCTGAAGCAGGACCCGGTGACGTCACACATCCCGGTGGTGTTCGTGACCGCGATGGGCAACGACGAGGACGAGACCAAGGGGCTGGAAGAGGGGGCCATCGACTATCTCACCAAGCCGATCCGCCCTGCTATCGTGGTGGCGCGGGTGCGCAACCACCTGGAGCTCAAGCGCAGGGGAGACCTGCTGGAAAAGCTCAGCACGGAGCTGGCCTGGAAGAATCGGGAACTGGAGGAACTGGCGCGCCAGGACGGCCTGACCGGTGTGGCCAACCGGCGCCACTTCGACGAGTCCCTGCGCTCGGAGATCCAGCGCGCCGCGCGCAACGGGCGCAACCTGTCGCTCATCATGTGCGATATCGACCACTTCAAGAAGTTCAACGACCTCTACGGCCACTTCGCCGGTGACAAGTGCCTGCAACTGGTGGGGAAACTGCTCAGGAAGAGTTTCAAGCGGGCGGGGGAGGTGGTGGCGCGCTACGGCGGCGAGGAGTTCGCCGTCATCCTGCCGGACACCAGCGGGGAGTTGGCCGGGCACCTGGCCGAGCGGTTACGGCTGGAACTATTGGCCCAGGCACTGCCGCACGCCCACTCCGAGTTCAACATGGTTACCATGAGCCTGGGCGTGGCCGGAGCGCTGGTAACCCGGGAGCAAGACCAGGAGTGGTTCATCACGGCCGCTGACGAGGCCCTGTACCGTTCCAAGACGGCGGGACGGAACCGGGTGACCGTCTTCGATCAATAGTCCACTCCTGGCTGCGGCTCGATTTCCTTGCGGTACGCGTGCTTCACTTCCACAACCTCGCTCACGGTGTCGGCGAGTTCCACCACCATGGGATGGGCGTCGCGCCCGGTGAGCACGAGATGCATGAGCGGCGGCTTGTGGGACAGGATCTCCAGTACCTGTTCCAGGTCGACCAGCTGCAGTTGCAGGGCGTTGTTGATCTCGTCCAGGATCACCATGTCAAAGGCGCCGCCATCGATCTTTTCCAGGGCAAGCCGCACCGCGTCCTGCGCGTTGGCCCGGTGTTCGCTCCTGGGATACGGGTTGCCCAGGATGCCGCAGAACCCCTTGCCGGTGGTGTGCAGTTCCACCTGGCCCCCCAAAAGCTTCACCCCGTCCCATTCCCCCGCGTACAGGTCTCCCTTCATGAACTGGATGATGCAGACCTTCATGCCGTGCCCGCAGGCGCGTAGCGCCATGCCCAGCGCGGAGGTGGTCTTCCCCTTGCCGTGACCGGTGATGACGACGGTCAGTCCCTGTTTCACCTTCGGTTCCAGCTTATGTATCCGCAGCGGCGGGCTTCCCTGGTTTTTCATGATATGGACTCCCCTGGTTCGTTTAATTATAACTCCGGGAGCGGGGGGAAGATCAATGGTGCGCCGCCATCTTGCCGATGACGCGCCACAGACCGGCCACCCCCATGAGGGCGATGGAGACGCCGGCGGCGCGCAGCATCGCGTTTCTCAGTGCGCCGGAGACGGCGCTCGACGCGGTGCCGAAGCCGAGCATCACCGGCACGGTACCCAGCCCCATGGCGGCCATGGTGGCGGCGCCGGTCACCGGGCTCCCGGTCCCGGCGGCGACCAGCAAGGGCGCGTAGACCAGGCCGCAGGGGAGCAGCCCGAGCATCAGCCCCAGCGGCAGGGACGCCAGCGGCGAGGGAGTGGCGAGGGCGCGGCGCATGGGCGCGGTGAGAAAGCGCGCGCCGCTCCCTTCGAGGGTGGAGAGGTTGAAGACGCTCAGCCCCAGGGCCGAGGAGAGCCCCACCATGATCACCATGACGTTTGCCCCCACCATGAACCAGCGGAACACCATCTTCATGGCCATCAGATTGAGCGACGAGCCGATCAGCCCGGCCAGCGCCCCCAGCAGCGTGTAGGTGACGATGCGGCCGGTGTTGTAGAAGAGCTGGGACTGGAGCCTCCCCCGGAGGGGGCCTTCCTTGTCCTTGAGGGAGATGGCGGCCACGATGCCGCCGCACATCCCGATGCAGTGGAAGCTGCCGGCCAAGCCGGCCACGAACGCCAACCAGATCTGTAGCATAGCGGTCTCCTGTACAGGTGTTATCGGTGCGGCACCGCCTTCACCGCCTGCGGGGTCTCCGGATGGTGGTGCTGCAGGGGGAGGTCGTGTCCCTCGGGAGCGGGGACGGGCGGGTCGGGGCTAGCCTCGACACGGGGGGCAATGGAGCTCTCGTCGTCGTCCAGCATCCTGTGCTTGGGGCGCTCCAGGTCGCTGAATTCACCCTTTTGCACCCCCCACAGGAAGAAGAGCCAGCAGCCGCAGCCCAGGAAGAACGAGAGACCGATCAGTGCGAAAAGGGAATTATTCATCCGGTGTCCTCATGAGCCTAAGCGAGTTGCCGACCACGCACACGGAACTAAGCGCCATGGCGGCGGCTGCGTAGATCGGGGTCAGGCGCCCGGTCATGGCGAGCGGGATCCCGATCAGGTTGTAGAGAAAGGCCCAGACCAGGTTCTGCCGGACCACGGCCATGGTGCGCAGCGCCATCCGGTGCGCCAGCGAGAGGCGTCCCAGGTCGGGCTTGGCGAGGACCAGGTCCGAGGTCTCCAGGGCGATGTCAGTCCCGCCGGCCACGGCACAACCGACGTCGGCGGCGGAAAGGGCCGGGGCGTCGTTGATGCCGTCACCCACCATCAGTACTGTTGCCCCCTGCGCCTGAAGACTCGCGATCTCCCTGGTCTTGTCCGCCGGCGAGAGCGAGCCGATGCCGCGGGCCACCCCAGCGCTCTTGGCGACCTTGTCGGTGCACTCCTGGCGGTCGCCGCTCAAGAGCAAGGTGTCGATGTTCTTGCGCCGGAAGTAAGAGACCATGCCCGGGGCGTCGTCCCTCATCCGGTCCTTGAAGGTGAGGGTGCCGCAGTACCGCCCCTTGTGCGCCACGCCGACCAGCATCCCTCCCTCCGGCGATTCCAGCTCGGCGGGGATGCCCGTGACCCCCAGGCGCTCCAGGAACGATACGCTCCCCAGTGCCACCGTTTCGCTCGCCACCCGGCCCGTGACCCCCGCGCCGGCCAGCGTCACCAGCTCGGTGCCGGTGGGATACTCGATATCGTGCCGGGCGGCGTAGTCGCGCACCGCTTTGGCGATGGGGTGCAGCGAACCGCATTCCACCGCGGCAGCCAGGAAGAGCACCTGGCGTGGCGTCATCCCTGCATTGGCCTGGATGTCGACCAGCATGGGGGCGCCACGGGTGAGGGTGCCGGTCTTGTCGAAGACCGCGATGCTAACGCGGCTCAAGCGTTCCAGCACGTCGCCCCCCTTGAAGATCACGCCCAGCGCCGCGGCGGCTCCGGTGCCGGCCAAAATTGCGGTGGGGGTAGCCAGGCCCAGCGCGCAGGGGCAGGCAATCACCAGCACCGCCAGCGCCACCATGAGGCTCGCGCCTATCGATCTCCCTTGGCTGTAGTGCCAGCAGAAGGTGGCCACGGCGAGGGTGAGCACGGCGGGAACAAAGTAGGCGCTGACCCGGTCCGCGATGGCCTGGATCGGGGCGCGCCGGCTCTGCGCTTCTTCCACCAGCTGCGCCACCCGGGCGATGAAGCTGTCCCCGGTCTTCCTGAGGCAGTGCACCCGTAGCGCGCCGGAGAGGTTGCAGCTCCCGGCGATGACCTGGTCTCCCACCTTTTTCACCTGCGGCAGCGGTTCACCCGTGGCCGCCGATTCGTCCACGTCGCTGCTCCCCTCCAGCACCGTTCCGTCCACGGGAAAACGCTCCCCCGGTGCCACCAGGATCAGGTCTCCCGGGTTCAGCTCCGTGGGCTCTACCGTCTCCAGTTGCTCCCCGACGAAGCGCTGTGCCTGTCCCGAGCAGAGTTCCAAAAGCCTCCCGATGCCGCTGGAGGCGCGCCTCTTGGCACCGTTTTCCAAGAGCCTGCCGGCGAGGATCAGCGTGACGATCATGGCGGCGGTTTCGTAGTAGACCTCGCCGCCGGTAAAAGTCGCGTAGACGCTGTAGCCGTACGAGGAGAGGGTGCCGATGGCGATCAAGAGCTCCATGTTGGGGGCGCCGTTGCAGACGCCGCGCCAGGCCCCGGTGAGGAAGGGCCAACCGCAGTAGAAGACCACTGGCGTGGTGACCAGCAGCGAGAAGAGCTGCAGGTACGCCTTCATCTGCGGCTCGATGCCCTGGAAGTATCCCGCGTAGAGGGCGAATGCGTAGGCCATGAGCTGCATGGTGAGGAAGAAGGCGGTGCCGAACCGGACCAGGAGGTCCTTCTGTACCCGCTGTCCCGCCTGGCGCGCGGCGTCCTCGGTGTAGGGGCGCGGCACGTAGCCGATCTGGTCGATGCGGTTGAAGATGGCGGCAGGGGTGATCCGCTCCGGATCGAAGCGGACCCGGGCCCGGCCGGTGGCGTAGTTGACCCGTGCGTCGAGCACGCCGGGAATGGCGCCGATGATCTTTTCGTTGAGCCAGACGCAGGAGGCGCAGCGAATACCGTCGATGATGATGTCGACGACACTCCCCTCGGCCGCCGTATGGACGAAGCGGGACAGGTAACTATCCCGGTACTCACCCTTGAAGGCCTGCGGGATGAGCCCCGTTTCCTGCCAGTCGCGCCGGCGGTAATAATCGTACAGTCCCGATCCGCTGATGAGGAGGTAGGCACCGTGACAGCCGTGGCAGCAAAAGGAGAGCACCGCATCGGGCGTGCGCTCCTCGACCAGCATGCCCGGCGGGATGTCGCCGCCGCAGTGGAAGCAGGGGGCCAGGGGGACTCTCAATTGAAGAACACCACTTTCTGGGAGGCCACCGACTCTCCCCTGGTGAACAGGAGTTCGCCGCGCAACTCGCCCCGCCCGGAGGCCGGCCAGGGGGCGACGAAGACGCCGGGGGACGTTTCCGCCAGGGTCAGCACCTCTTTCTCGTTGCCGTGCCTGGTCTGGAACAGGAGCCTGCCGCCGGTGACCGGCGCGCCCTTCTCGTCATGCACCCGGACCTGCAGGTCGCTGCCGGCGAGTGAGGCGGACATGCCCCAGTCCAGCCCCTCGTTGTAGGCGCCGTTCTTGCCCTTGGCGTAGTTGAGCCCGTGCTGGTAGTAGTCCGGGTCAGTGACGCCGCTGCCACGCTCGATGGAGATGAACATGGTGGTCCCCATGCCGAGCAGGAAGGTGGCCACCATGAGCACGATGGCGAGTTGCCAGCGGGAGGGGGATTTTGTTGACGGTTTTTGCATGGATCTTTCCTTGACCATTCTCATTGCAGCGCTACCGGCAGTGGGCTCGCCGCCACCGCCTTCCCCCCTGTTACCAGCCTTAACTCCACCTGTGTCCCCGGCGGCGGTGCCGAGCTGAGCTTCAGGGCGAAGCCGATCTTCCTGTTGGCATTCGCCGCCAGCGTTATCTCCCGCACCGGGCCGATCAGCTCCAAGCGGTATCCCGCCAGCGGCGCGGTCTCCAGGGAAAAGACCCGGGCCGCACCACCGCGGTTCTCCAGGTAGGCGGAGTAAAAGTTGACCAGCGACCCGTCCGGGAGCCGCTTCACCTCGCCGCTTTCGGCGCGCTGCACCTTGAGGGTCGCCTCCCGGCGCGTGGTCACCCCGACGATCAGCAGCCCCACCAGCAGCAGGAGCACGCCCCCTAAAAGGAGCGCTTTTTTGTTCACCGGCCGCGAGCCGTCGGCGCCAACCGGCCCGAAGGTGTAGTGGATCAGCCCGCCGGTGCCGCGCTTGGCGAACACGTCTCGGCAGGCGTCCAGGCAGCGGCCGCAGTTGATGCACTCGATCTGCAGCCCCTCCCGGATGTCGATCCCCGTGGGACAGGCC
Protein-coding sequences here:
- a CDS encoding 4Fe-4S dicluster domain-containing protein, which translates into the protein MPEQRANNGYHRLMRRVNLFPQGAPDSDLLLRIFSLLCSEQEAALMSQLPLRPFSATKAARVWNLPLQETHALLERLASRSLLLDIERGGRMVYILPPPMAGFFEFSLMRLRPDLDQKELSRLFFHYINVEEAFIRDLFAGGETSLGRVLVNEEAIPDEKACQVLDYERASEVIKSASHIAVGLCYCRQKMVHVGRGCDAPLDICLTLNLAAQSLLRRGVARRVESAEGLDLLQQARDLNLVQCADNVQQQVNFICNCCRCCCEGLIATRRLAIPNAMYSTNFVQVTAPHRCTGCGRCAAVCPVDAITMDAEERQPPLPGPPPPGEGISGVQLLHPEGGGCKGGALKARAATDFCLGCGICVRTCPAGAIRLTSRARRVLTPVNTAHRLVLMAIERGKLQNLIFDNQAYLSHRAMAAILGAILKLPPVKRIMAREQLKSRYLARLLEHVEVDRFSGYE
- a CDS encoding PAS domain S-box protein, whose amino-acid sequence is MKNLSLTTKMSLMVSLLVALVLSVMTLCAAWFLEKQYQETVSEQQFSMVSSMAGEIDSKMRMTQLQLEALAKAIPPGLFTSQTLAQRFLEQRPEALALFDSDIFIFDAKGKLLAVNPLEKRLIGRDYSFRDYYREAARSKKTVISEPFITTQQHGHPTVAFIVPVLDVKGEILGMIGGMIDLYKDNLLGKLAHARVGKNGYLYVFNRARVIITHPDQERILKRIPTTAGNRILDEAVAGYEGAGEMITLRGLRAVGAFKRLKSTGWILASTFPLTEAYAPVREAKVLLGCGLVAALVGSVLVCLLFMRRLTAPLLTFIHHVEGITDQDQELEPVVIRTGDEIGTLADAFNRMIAELRRQKESARELRLAIDQAPVTVMVTDRDGRIEYVNPHFTRVTGYSAEEVLGQNPRIVKSGYHPREFYTEMWQTVLSGCKWRGEMRNRRKNGDLYWESALISSVTDDSGEIRNFVAVKEDITERKRAEEALIRSDERIRLLLESTAEAIFGMDLLGNCTFANRACATLLGYSGTEELLGKNMHLLIHHTSPDGTPNPVQECPLYRVLRGEQGLHNNDQVFWRADGTSFAVEYWSYPQLQGGELVGGVVTFFDITERRRAEKELRRATEAAEAATRAKSEFLANMSHEIRTPMNAALGMLYLLRQTELSEQQKDYLDKAQSASGVLLRVINDILDFSKIEAGKMELERIPFRLEQVLSDLRNVVGAIIRDKEIEFTVTAGADIPELLVGDPLRLGQVLLNLTGNAIKFTDKGKVEVAVALVAVEESGATLRFSIADTGIGMDAKQREGLFTPFTQADNSTTRRYGGTGLGLAICRELVQLMEGQVWVESEPGCGSTFSFMARFGLGEGGQAPLAETSAGGDGSLGAPGIRVLLVEDNPINQEVARFILERGGVTVAVARNGAEALSMVHAPGAQYHAVLMDVHMPVMDGLEATRRMRLDPALERLPIIAMTASALPGERLLCREAGMNDQVDKPINVPGLFATLRRWVGTLPGEAESPEPEPLPAGEELPDHVPGLELLRAKARIKDGRLLKKLLVTFHRDNLELVPRIAAAAGVGDLKEARRLIHTVKGSAGNLGAIWLSSAAASLELALLGDDASQVHETLERFAEKLEEVMTSIEQLTGGDTAGTAGTTSVRMECEDPEQVAALARTLARLLASQNMAALSVWEEMRPLLAGELPERLDATLQALDFGDAGAILREIMENLELRT
- a CDS encoding diguanylate cyclase, which gives rise to MNVEGAGEAGRGKILIVDDTTANIEILYQILKGEFDVLFAKSGADGIRMVREHAPDLVLLDIMMPDMDGYEVCRALKQDPVTSHIPVVFVTAMGNDEDETKGLEEGAIDYLTKPIRPAIVVARVRNHLELKRRGDLLEKLSTELAWKNRELEELARQDGLTGVANRRHFDESLRSEIQRAARNGRNLSLIMCDIDHFKKFNDLYGHFAGDKCLQLVGKLLRKSFKRAGEVVARYGGEEFAVILPDTSGELAGHLAERLRLELLAQALPHAHSEFNMVTMSLGVAGALVTREQDQEWFITAADEALYRSKTAGRNRVTVFDQ
- a CDS encoding cob(I)yrinic acid a,c-diamide adenosyltransferase — translated: MKNQGSPPLRIHKLEPKVKQGLTVVITGHGKGKTTSALGMALRACGHGMKVCIIQFMKGDLYAGEWDGVKLLGGQVELHTTGKGFCGILGNPYPRSEHRANAQDAVRLALEKIDGGAFDMVILDEINNALQLQLVDLEQVLEILSHKPPLMHLVLTGRDAHPMVVELADTVSEVVEVKHAYRKEIEPQPGVDY
- a CDS encoding sulfite exporter TauE/SafE family protein; amino-acid sequence: MLQIWLAFVAGLAGSFHCIGMCGGIVAAISLKDKEGPLRGRLQSQLFYNTGRIVTYTLLGALAGLIGSSLNLMAMKMVFRWFMVGANVMVIMVGLSSALGLSVFNLSTLEGSGARFLTAPMRRALATPSPLASLPLGLMLGLLPCGLVYAPLLVAAGTGSPVTGAATMAAMGLGTVPVMLGFGTASSAVSGALRNAMLRAAGVSIALMGVAGLWRVIGKMAAHH
- the ccoS gene encoding cbb3-type cytochrome oxidase assembly protein CcoS; translated protein: MNNSLFALIGLSFFLGCGCWLFFLWGVQKGEFSDLERPKHRMLDDDESSIAPRVEASPDPPVPAPEGHDLPLQHHHPETPQAVKAVPHR
- a CDS encoding heavy metal translocating P-type ATPase yields the protein MRVPLAPCFHCGGDIPPGMLVEERTPDAVLSFCCHGCHGAYLLISGSGLYDYYRRRDWQETGLIPQAFKGEYRDSYLSRFVHTAAEGSVVDIIIDGIRCASCVWLNEKIIGAIPGVLDARVNYATGRARVRFDPERITPAAIFNRIDQIGYVPRPYTEDAARQAGQRVQKDLLVRFGTAFFLTMQLMAYAFALYAGYFQGIEPQMKAYLQLFSLLVTTPVVFYCGWPFLTGAWRGVCNGAPNMELLIAIGTLSSYGYSVYATFTGGEVYYETAAMIVTLILAGRLLENGAKRRASSGIGRLLELCSGQAQRFVGEQLETVEPTELNPGDLILVAPGERFPVDGTVLEGSSDVDESAATGEPLPQVKKVGDQVIAGSCNLSGALRVHCLRKTGDSFIARVAQLVEEAQSRRAPIQAIADRVSAYFVPAVLTLAVATFCWHYSQGRSIGASLMVALAVLVIACPCALGLATPTAILAGTGAAAALGVIFKGGDVLERLSRVSIAVFDKTGTLTRGAPMLVDIQANAGMTPRQVLFLAAAVECGSLHPIAKAVRDYAARHDIEYPTGTELVTLAGAGVTGRVASETVALGSVSFLERLGVTGIPAELESPEGGMLVGVAHKGRYCGTLTFKDRMRDDAPGMVSYFRRKNIDTLLLSGDRQECTDKVAKSAGVARGIGSLSPADKTREIASLQAQGATVLMVGDGINDAPALSAADVGCAVAGGTDIALETSDLVLAKPDLGRLSLAHRMALRTMAVVRQNLVWAFLYNLIGIPLAMTGRLTPIYAAAAMALSSVCVVGNSLRLMRTPDE
- a CDS encoding FixH family protein, with amino-acid sequence MQKPSTKSPSRWQLAIVLMVATFLLGMGTTMFISIERGSGVTDPDYYQHGLNYAKGKNGAYNEGLDWGMSASLAGSDLQVRVHDEKGAPVTGGRLLFQTRHGNEKEVLTLAETSPGVFVAPWPASGRGELRGELLFTRGESVASQKVVFFN